caaacgtgatcatttcttcgcggaaattattaacatcgccgaaggccacgggaagtctgatgctgccgagggaattcgcctttttacccggaaccacgccatgaaactcagtgttgctgtgtttgagctgctccttggtaaggttcatccgctccagagtttccaggtacatgatgttcaagctggctccgccatccatgaggcacttggagaagtcaaagccgtcgatgcggggacttacaaccaaggcgtagcactcttttggcacaatggtaggatgatcctgcctatcaaatgtgcacggaacTTCCGACCACctaacatactgcggcacagccggaactgtggcgttcaggatccggaaggctgacttgctggcgcggactgttgggcttccgaggaaagtgtggtaagcgcatgcgctctttttgacgaaggggttgggtttagctgcggatccttccttgggatccggcgaagcatcatcctcatccatcgcctcgaaaCTGTCttcttctttgtccttgttcttgcccttgcctcctttgccgcgtgggcggtgcttccgggctcgcttgtatcctgcttccgggtcgtttttcaaatcattgacccacttgcagttgcggttagtgtgagtggacttccccgtagtcggatccagatgggccaggcagggcatgtctctgtactcttcgtaggtttggggggcgcgggttccgacagcggtgacttcatcaccacgctgctggcccctgcggGCTCTGCCTCCGtggccgcggcctcttccgcctccttgacctccgcgttgaaaagccatggcgaccatctcggatccgccactcttctggtcatcagggggatttttccgcttatTGCCGCTGttgttaccgttatcacggttcttcttctgctgatgcaggggaattgctgtagctgggagatctccgcctgcatcgtcatcggcggcagtgtgatcgctgccgatggtgatcatgtcatctaaggtcagtttatttgcgttaaCCAAGCAactgagcttgtgccgcagcagtcctcctctctgcaatccacctatgaaggcgtgcatggCTGTTCGAttgtcgacgttttcgcactcgttcctgcatgccaaccatcgtgtgaggaagtgtcttgaagtttctcccttcttctggatacatgcttgtaagtcgcttgttgtggcaggactttagtaggtgcccctgaagtgcttttcaaaggcggtcttcaggtcgaaccagcaaaagatggagttcttctcgaggtcgctgagccagatccgggctggacctacaaggtacagctgaagcatgcggcaggcgatattaggggttcctccggcgaaggttactgcattatagtaatcctcaatccaggtatccggcctttccgtgccatcataattcttcagattttcgggtagcttgaggttcatccttggctttggttcctctcgaatcatcctgccaaagcactttgggccaaggTAGTCAGTTtgtattcgttgagacgttcccgcgCATCACGCGAGCTGTTAcggggggattttgagcgtgagcgagatctccggccaccgcctccgcctccacctccgcctccaccttttgcttccgccttctgattctcctcgcccttcgcgatgctgactccggcttcgatGGCTGCCTTCACCTTGGTGCTAGCTGCCTTGAccgttccggcttctgcgaggctccaggtcgcgttcttcgttccgactcctcctgggctcaggctcgcgatcattgatctggctccggcgaggttccggcgttcgCTCCCTGTTCCTGTTCCTTGAGGGCAGctcgttgtcgcggatattgattccaccaggcccatggggtctagtgtttccggctggactacggcggcgaggaggtGGGGGACGCAAATATCTGTTAGGCGGAGGTGAGGGATTTCGGTACTTGTCCTTACCAATGTACATTGGATCCTTTCCATtcttcggatctgacggaggcgtctttgatggtacggggattggatttgggtgttctctggttctccttctgcgttccgaggatccggttcgcgattcatcatcacgatgacgattgtcgtaggcgtccttctgcgcggtagagatgcaatgttccgggttggattccaacttgcgcgaagtatctgccttgctctgttgCTTCATTGCTAAAGCAAAGAGCGTACGGACGTAGTCGATGTCTATCTCCTCGtcttttttcttcaagatctcctcaaccttcttcatgttatcctttggagtggGGAACAGCTGCTGCTCggtcggagttgcgaaggtgatcttacgGGGAGCTATAGTTTCTCGCCGGATCTTATCGACCTCCTGCTGAGCCTcagtgatcttgtcctcccaatgcttccggagttGCTTGACTTTCACCAGTGATTCGTCTACCTCACGCTCGCGTTTGAGAAAGTTGTCCACGAAGTTCGCGGCTTCCTTCCTCTCGTCAATCATTGCGGCTGCGGTTTGGGCAAACgttttggctgtggccagcatctcctgtcTCTTAGCTTCTAGCGCTTCCGCATTTGCTGTATCTTCGGGGGTAATGGGTTTGTTGAGGATATCCGAGTGCgcgattgcatccatgcctgcttgctcAACCAGCTCTTCTGGGGACAAGATTTCCTTATGCGGTCGTTCCCGTGAGAGCGGAGATCCTGCATGAGATTGCTGTGGATCGGAGTGGGTGTTTTCATCCTCTGATTCCCGTTGATCCAGCGCCAccaaggttgcgagaacctgtttaggctgggcggattcaacttcaggctgatcaccgtatccattctccttcaccttgcgatcgaactcttcacTATCCATGGAaggggtatccccggaaattgggcttaggttgcccaagATCGATTCTTTAGCCGGAGCgctgctttctccgacagcctcctacTGATCCGGAGCGGcgttgttttccggtgcctcaacctgctcggatctgcattggtcttccacctttatttcctgctcaggggcggattgggtgggttttgatttttccagatccaaggcggaatcttctttAGGAAGCTctagcatctcagatcggatcttcgcgactacgtcctgctcagcggcggtcgcgtcagcgctaCTTACCAGAGCATTTCCGTCGGAATAGACGGTTTCgctgatgaagatgtgtatgccgccgactgggacgatggagagcttgacggggtttgtctttgccgaaatccagcactcgtccggagggacgatcggaagatttccggcgtaaaggacgcgccccacagcgatggtgtcgtcgtagcttcccatggcggaaccctcccggttctggcctccagacgccgctggccccacggtgggcgccaactgtcgttgcctattcgacggtgcctcggaggagggatcctcacgagggggagaagaagtaggggccatagggcggagtgcacacgggacggtggtacgcgatttacccagcttcggaacacctacacgatgatagggcctactgctgcttgtctggaattatctgggcgctttcgcgttgttacaatgagttgttgttgTGCCTCTACGGCTCCCGGGatctggcttataaaggcgcacggatatagggtttacatggagagtcctagctggaatacaagttgcctaactacggtacaatatcttgccgtgtacgtcaaggatccgccttcctctaagtacgtgctggatccggatacttcatgggccttcacggatccggcctccttcgtaggtcggttgggatccggcttcctgctcctgggctggacttcatccttcaggatctattgcaactgggccgcccgatgggccacatgccacatcactatCTGTAGGCCACCCGGGCttaccggatctaggccatgccgttgatatacccataaagtatacccacagcaCCTAGGTAGTCAGAGTAGGCATCCAAAGGATCAACACCTAATGCAGTACCTGTAGAGCATGGTAACCATGATTCCGATTGTTGGAAAGCATGCACCAGCCTCTAGCACAGATAAGAACTAATCTATGGGCACACTCTCTAAGCGAGGCACCATAGAGATGACACCCAAACGGGCAAGGTACAATTTACACACACACATACCATTAGACGTGGATGCATGAAAAAGAGCTACATTGATATCAAAGTATTCACTTAAGACGATATAGAAGCTATCAGAGAGCACTTAAGTAACTACACATGAACCAAATAAGTAAATATACAATCACGAAGTGACATGAGAAAACCAAACAATGCATAATTAAGCAGCCTATACCAAAATTACCTAAAATAGTACCTACAATACTCCGTTAACTAAACTAATTATAAAGAAATGAACTTAAGTTTAAACATAGCAGTTGACTGTCAAAACTGAACTAGAACCAGACAAAAATTGGATGAAAATCTAGCTAAAAAACTCGTAATCGAATCTAAACATGAACTACAACTACCCTAGGATACCCAATCATCTACAGAAGCTTAATTAGAACAAGATCATGTCATTTTTGTCAGTGTTACTCACGAAACTGAACTTACGGTTCAGTTGACACTAAAAGTTTGACGATTAACAACACCTAATCATTATTAAATTGACCCCAAGAACCCTATAATTTGGGAGAGCCGTGATCAAAAGAAACAGAAACCCTAGGATAGGAAGCAATTGATCAATACAAAAGTCTACGGAGAGGGAGAGGTTAAGGAGACCTTGATGTAGCCATTGGAGCCGTGGGGGCAGGGGGCAGCTCAGCTCAACCACACAACAATCGACAACAAAGACGCGACATCGGTAGACACATGGAGCACCCGTGAGGGCCGCTCGACCTGCGTCAGGCCATGCCGCGATGATGCCAAAAACCCCATGGAGGCCACTAAGCCCATCGGAGCTTAGCGGTGCATCCATCAACTGAAACCCTAGTTTCGATTTAGGGCTGCAATCGAGCTTGGTAGACCACTATAGGAGAATCTTGTTGAATAAGATTGTAGAGCGAGAGGAGGCGAGTAATTGAGTGTGCGCGCCATGTTAACCGTGGCAGGAGACAGTTGTGGCGGACAGGTGACGGCGAGGGCGACCATGATTGTGAGCGAGGGAGGAGAGAGGATCGCAAGCATGTGAGAAAGAGAGTGGGGCGAAGCGGTCTGGTTCGACCAGACTGGTGTGTACAAGGGGACCCACCTATCTTAGGGGGGGCCTTTTAGTAATTCTACAATTCATTTAAAGGACCTAAAAAAAGGAAAGTGAGACCATAACTCATAAGAAAAATATACCCTTACCCAAAACAAATacttttgtttgaaaaattgtttgAAGCATTTATTTATCAATTAAAATAATATACAACTTAAAATTCAAATACAAATTCAATTTCAAATTCAAGCCAAACCTTGAGTCTCACTCAAACAACATCAAGACCAATCTAAAACTAATATATGAAAATTATAAAGTGAAAATTTATTAAAATATATGAAAATTCTAAAGTGAAATTCTGAAATTAAAAATAAAACCTAAAAGTACTTTGAGTGTTTCATTCCAAGAAAATAAATTCATCATGCTAAATAATAAAAAAGGAAAAACATTTTACCACAAAGAAATAAGCaccaagtgacataggcatccccactgGGCCTGCCGAAGAGGGTACCCGGGGTTTTACTGAAGGTCCACGACCCGAAGATTATAAAGCTCGGAAGCCTAGTTAGGAGAGAGTTtttaaagatagaattgtattaggaatcttGACTTGTAACTACTACGGGACGGACTCAGATTGTCTcctgaactctgtaacttgtgtatcacgaaaccctcggctccgcctcctatataagggggagtccagGGACGAAGAgatgatcgatttcattgtcaacacaaccctagttttctagcagtcgaatatttttccggctgaaaccctcgagatctacttgccatctacttccaagtaaaccctagtctacaatccgtaggcattgacaagttaatcccttgtcaccatgGCAATAATGGCCAAAGTAGTATACAATAACAAATGAACCTTAAAAACATCACCAATGGAAGGGTTCAACATGCTAGTACTTAAGCATCTCATAATATGCTCAATATAGCATGCATTTGGTTCTTTAAACCTATGAAAACTACTGCCCAACCTGGAGATATATGAATGTTGGGCTCTGATTCTCAGGCCCCCTAAAAATATTATTATAAGGGTGGGCGATTTTAAGTGATGTTTCCTACTCTATATTTTCAAGTTAAACTGTACAATTCGAGTATTTTAAAGGTTTAACAACCACTTTTAAGAGTCTTTTAGAGACGCTCTTacacaaaagaaagaaaaaactagGCGAAGGAAGAGCCCAAGAGACTACACGTTCGCAAAACTGTCTTCTACCATTGTTGCCGGCAGTCCCTCACGCCGACAGCTCAAGCCGCAGACCGATGTGGCAGGACTCGGCGCTGAAGCTGCTGAAGTCAGAGCGTGCCGGCGGCGACCTCGCCACGCGCGTGACCGGCTCGAACCCGAGCGTCAGTTCCAGCTCAATGTCGTCATCTTGTGAATCATTCTGGGCCACCTGCCGCACTGGTGGCAAAGGGCTCCGCTCTGCCTGGCTCACGTGGGAGTGCGAGTGCGAGTGCGAGCCCGCCTCAATCTCGGTGTCCTCTGACTCTTCCAGCGCCTGATCGACTGCCGCCATGCCGTCGTCGTCAACGTGGCCGCCGTGGTCGTGGCTGCCGGCCGACTCCTCGTGGGTCGGCGCGTGGTCGAGACAGTCATCATGCTCGCCGACGGCCACCCGCTCCGTCTCTCGCCCTGTGAAGGACGGCGCGCGCTTCGCACCAGAGCTCTTGGATTTGGCCGTGGACGACGACGCGCGCTTGAACCGGGTGCGCCCAGCGCGCGAGACACGGAGAGGGTCGGCCGTGTCCTTGGCGACATGGCGGATGTCGTACGCCCTGAGACCGAGAGGCGGGGTGGCCtgcgcggcggcgacggcctcgGACGACACCTGGACGATGCGGTTCCCCTTGAGCACGGCCTCGACGGCGGCCTGGCACGCCTCCCACTGGCCCGACCAGAGCAGGCCGACGGAGCCGTAGATCGGGTTGACCATCCGGCCGCACGCCTCGTAGAGCAGCGAGCGGAAGAGGGCCGGGCGGAGGGTGTCGGAGCCGGCGGCGAGGAGGTTGAGCAGCCCCGCGCGGCCGTAGAACTTGGCGAGGAAGACGGTGGCGTTGGCCTGCGCGTCGGGGCTCTTGATCCACTCCAGGCACGGGCGGATGGTGCACCCGTCGCTACACCCCTTGCGCAGCACCCGGCAGCCGTTGCAACTCATCCGCATCTTCCCTAGCTGGTGGTGCTTTATCAACCTTGATCGGCGGCGGAGATGTCGGAGATCGAGGTGGTTCTATGTCCCTGAATTCTTCGAAGCTTTTCTACGGTGTGATGATGATTGCTGCGAGTCGATGGAGCGAGGGGGGTCCTTTATACGAGGTTTGGGCGCCAGTGGTTTTGGGAGGGCGGGTTCGGCGCCGCTGCCAAAACAATGGGAGATGCAGCCTGTTGGCGGGACCCCACTGCACTGCACCCCTCGTACCACGGAGACGGAGCCGCGTCCCGGAAATGGATTTTAGCTACAAAACTGGAGGCGGCCGTGACAACTTTCGGCGCGGTGGATGGATATCCTACGCTGCGCTTCGTGGCGTACCGCGGTTTTCTTGGAGTGCTAGAACTTGCCGTTGGAATAACAAGTGGCAAGTTCGCTGATTCTGACCAGGTTCCAGTGACAACATCATTTACAATTTTCTTTTTCAAAACACATACGTAGATGCTCACAAAATACGTATATACACTCACTCATACGAACATACACGCACACCTTATCTCTATGATCGGGTGGGTCTTACGATTGACGAAATCATTATATGTCTCTCGCTATCGATGGAAACGCCGATTCCCACTGAAGTATATTCGTCTTTATGAAACACCAAAATGTTAAACCTGAGGTTTGAACTCTTATAGACTGGAGTCTGGAGGTGTCACTGCCCTCCTTACCACCAAACCACATATTGATTCTCATCGTTTACAAAAATCTCAATCATGTCAAATTATACATCTAAAGACAAAAATGTCTAATTCAAAACTGCATGTTCTTACCAGCCTTTTTTTATTGCTTGCTGATTCAAGTATTCAAAATTAACCGAGTTTTTTCGAAAAAACTAGCCAAATGTTCATGGGTTGCCACGGCTCCACGACTACTCCATTTGATCTTTCTTAATTGACTTACATTTAGTATAAGTACTAAATCCAAGTCAATCAAAGAGACGGAATGGAGTACTTCTTAATTGTGCACGAGTAAATATAGTAAACATGAAAATTCACATGTATTCAAAATTAAGCATTCAAATTTTAGTAACCCGTATCTCCCAAAAGCACATGGCACTGCTTGTTGTTCCCCAGGTTGGCCTTTCCACTAAACTgtaacatactccctccgttcctttttataATACCTATATATTtttgcatttgtttcagaatataaggctgtagcttggctttttttcaattacccttcTACTGGTCATCTCCCACACGACATGCATGGAAAAAATTTCATACAAAAGGGAAACAAtttgagattcctaatgcatgacCCCAACGATTTCTTACATTTAGGAAGCATTAGTTTTCATTCCTTAATAGTAGAACctggctgcacatatatggagagtcaaccAGAGAGATTTGTGCGATTTGTTATGTTAATTTAGGAAGTTATCTATTTCCCTCATTTTACTCTGATCTCAGATCGTTAAGTTAGGGGTCTTATGTAaagaatactcttgcgctaatttccatgaaaaaaactataggcactatagaatgagacggagggagtatcacatAACAAAGGTTTAAGAAAACATAATAGGCTCCAACCAATGATGGGAGGGGACAATCAATGGTCATACAACAGTGAATCAACGACATAAGCCATGTAACTTTAATAGTTAGAAGGTTAAATTCGCATCCCATTAATTTATATATatccctaataataaagggaaacGAGTTTTCTTGGTATGGTATGTCGTTGTGCACTTTCATATGTTCGTCGTGTAATATGCTTTGTACGTCGCCCCTTCCGAGCCTGCTAA
This Lolium perenne isolate Kyuss_39 chromosome 1, Kyuss_2.0, whole genome shotgun sequence DNA region includes the following protein-coding sequences:
- the LOC127299874 gene encoding uncharacterized protein; the protein is MRMSCNGCRVLRKGCSDGCTIRPCLEWIKSPDAQANATVFLAKFYGRAGLLNLLAAGSDTLRPALFRSLLYEACGRMVNPIYGSVGLLWSGQWEACQAAVEAVLKGNRIVQVSSEAVAAAQATPPLGLRAYDIRHVAKDTADPLRVSRAGRTRFKRASSSTAKSKSSGAKRAPSFTGRETERVAVGEHDDCLDHAPTHEESAGSHDHGGHVDDDGMAAVDQALEESEDTEIEAGSHSHSHSHVSQAERSPLPPVRQVAQNDSQDDDIELELTLGFEPVTRVARSPPARSDFSSFSAESCHIGLRLELSA